The following coding sequences are from one Microbacterium sp. SSM24 window:
- a CDS encoding ACP S-malonyltransferase, producing MRIAVFPGQGSQSPGFLSPWLALDGAADRLSQYSEWSGVDLVAAGTEWDAEQIRDTQVAQPLIVAASLLSWNALPTRDAVVGVAGHSVGEFAAAAAAGILSEEDALRLVGIRGRAMAEAAAAEKTGMSAVIGGDEASVVSRLEELGLTPANYNGGGQLVAAGALDALAQLSAEPPAGTRVIPLQVAGAFHTRYMAPAVDTLRTAATQVAASDPRVTVWTNRDGSSVASGSEFVGLLVEQVASPVRWDLCMAAFSSAGVSGIVELSPAGTLTGLAKRALRGVPAVAVKTPDDLPTAADLLGSAGA from the coding sequence GTGAGAATCGCCGTCTTCCCTGGGCAGGGCTCGCAGTCCCCCGGATTCCTGTCCCCCTGGCTCGCCCTCGACGGCGCAGCCGACCGGCTTTCGCAGTACTCGGAGTGGTCGGGTGTCGATCTCGTCGCGGCCGGGACCGAATGGGATGCCGAGCAGATCCGCGACACGCAGGTCGCTCAGCCGCTCATCGTCGCGGCCAGTCTGCTGTCGTGGAACGCCCTCCCGACCCGTGACGCCGTCGTCGGTGTCGCAGGCCACTCGGTCGGCGAGTTCGCGGCCGCGGCGGCCGCCGGCATCCTGAGCGAAGAGGACGCGCTGCGCCTCGTCGGCATCCGCGGCCGAGCGATGGCCGAGGCCGCAGCGGCGGAGAAGACCGGCATGAGCGCGGTGATCGGCGGGGACGAGGCATCCGTCGTCTCCCGGCTCGAAGAACTCGGCCTCACGCCCGCCAACTACAACGGCGGCGGACAGCTCGTAGCCGCGGGCGCCCTCGACGCCCTCGCGCAGCTGTCGGCCGAACCGCCGGCCGGCACGCGCGTCATCCCGCTCCAGGTGGCGGGCGCTTTCCACACCCGCTACATGGCGCCGGCCGTCGACACACTGCGCACGGCAGCGACGCAGGTGGCGGCATCCGATCCCCGCGTGACCGTGTGGACCAACCGCGATGGATCGTCCGTGGCATCAGGGAGCGAGTTCGTCGGACTGCTCGTCGAGCAGGTCGCGTCGCCGGTCCGCTGGGACCTGTGCATGGCGGCCTTCTCTTCCGCTGGTGTGTCGGGCATCGTTGAGCTGTCGCCCGCGGGTACGCTCACGGGGCTCGCGAAGCGGGCACTGCGCGGCGTCCCCGCTGTCGCCGTCAAGACTCCCGACGACCTCCCGACGGCAGCCGATCTCCTCGGCTCCGCCGGCGCATGA
- a CDS encoding beta-ketoacyl-ACP synthase III, whose amino-acid sequence MTPTLVQATGAAHTRIYSYGAARGEIAVPNDDLVGPIDSSDEWIRQRTGIVTRTRAVPGTDAIDLATDAAREAIERSGVDAAKIDAVIVATISNPKQTPSVSAIVADRVGSNPAAAYDVNAACAGFAYGVAQADALIRAGAANYALVIGTEKLSDVVDPADRSISFLLGDGAGAVVIGPSDTPGIGPTVWGSDGSKAEAVGMNHTLTDFRDGLAPWPTLRQEGPTVFRWAVWEMVKVARQALEAAGVEASDLAAFVPHQANMRIIDEFAKQLGLPESVVIGRDIETTGNTSAASIPLATHRLLEEHPELSGGLALQIGFGAGLVFGAQVVVLP is encoded by the coding sequence ATGACCCCCACACTCGTCCAGGCCACCGGCGCAGCCCACACGCGCATCTACTCGTACGGGGCTGCCCGCGGTGAGATCGCCGTGCCCAACGACGACCTCGTCGGCCCCATCGACTCGAGCGACGAGTGGATCCGGCAGCGCACCGGCATCGTCACGCGCACGCGCGCCGTCCCCGGGACCGACGCGATCGACCTCGCAACCGACGCTGCCCGAGAGGCGATCGAGCGTTCGGGAGTGGACGCCGCGAAGATCGACGCGGTCATCGTCGCCACCATCAGCAACCCGAAGCAGACCCCTTCGGTGTCGGCGATCGTCGCCGACCGCGTCGGATCCAACCCCGCCGCGGCCTACGACGTGAACGCCGCGTGCGCCGGTTTCGCCTACGGCGTCGCGCAGGCCGACGCGCTCATCCGTGCCGGCGCGGCGAACTACGCACTCGTGATCGGCACCGAGAAGCTCAGCGACGTCGTCGATCCCGCCGACCGCAGCATCTCGTTCCTCCTCGGCGATGGGGCGGGAGCCGTGGTGATCGGTCCGAGCGACACGCCCGGCATCGGACCGACGGTGTGGGGCTCGGACGGCTCGAAGGCCGAGGCGGTGGGCATGAACCACACCCTGACTGACTTCCGCGACGGTCTCGCGCCGTGGCCGACGCTCCGCCAGGAGGGCCCGACGGTCTTCCGCTGGGCGGTGTGGGAGATGGTGAAGGTCGCACGACAGGCGCTCGAGGCCGCCGGGGTCGAAGCATCCGATCTCGCCGCCTTCGTACCTCACCAGGCGAACATGCGCATCATCGACGAGTTCGCCAAGCAGCTGGGCCTGCCCGAGAGCGTCGTGATCGGTCGCGACATCGAGACCACCGGCAACACGTCGGCCGCATCGATCCCGCTCGCGACGCACCGCCTGCTCGAGGAGCATCCGGAGCTCAGCGGCGGGCTCGCGCTTCAGATCGGCTTCGGAGCCGGTCTGGTGTTCGGCGCGCAGGTCGTCGTGCTCCCCTGA
- a CDS encoding acyl carrier protein, whose protein sequence is MAFSSDEVLAGLAELITDETGISADEVALEKSFTDDLDIDSISMMTIVVNAEEKFGVTIPDDEVKNLKTVGDAVSYITSNQA, encoded by the coding sequence ATGGCATTCAGCAGCGACGAGGTCCTTGCCGGGCTCGCCGAGCTCATCACCGACGAGACGGGCATCTCGGCCGACGAGGTCGCCCTCGAGAAGTCGTTCACCGACGACCTCGACATCGACTCGATCTCGATGATGACGATCGTCGTGAACGCCGAGGAGAAGTTCGGCGTCACGATTCCCGACGACGAGGTCAAGAACCTCAAGACCGTCGGCGACGCCGTCAGCTACATCACGTCGAACCAGGCGTAG